The Rhodocytophaga rosea genome has a segment encoding these proteins:
- a CDS encoding IS5 family transposase, protein MQERFFELTDCEWEIIKEVVDNLRKIKHDKRVILNAILWLLTTGSQWRNMESKYPPWQTIYYHYRQWKKRGIIEELLAFLAIRERKKAGRQALPSVLAIDSQSVKIVQFTSQDKGIDGNKKVNGRKRHLAVDCLGIPWAVHVTAAHVSDTTAGYELAAKLKGKSCRLHTLKADNGYKDTFVEEIERDYGWKVEIVQKPESVKGFVPAGGRWVVERSYGWLNFKRRLSRDFEKSTESSEAMLQLAFIDTLLKRKPV, encoded by the coding sequence TCAAACATGACAAACGTGTTATTCTTAATGCTATTCTATGGCTACTTACTACAGGTAGTCAATGGCGCAACATGGAAAGTAAATACCCACCCTGGCAAACCATTTATTACCATTACAGGCAGTGGAAGAAGCGAGGCATCATCGAAGAGCTGTTGGCTTTTTTAGCAATCAGAGAAAGAAAAAAAGCAGGCCGACAAGCCTTGCCAAGCGTGTTAGCTATTGATAGTCAAAGTGTAAAGATTGTACAGTTTACTTCCCAAGACAAGGGCATAGATGGCAACAAAAAGGTGAATGGCAGAAAAAGACATCTAGCAGTGGATTGTTTAGGTATTCCTTGGGCTGTGCATGTAACAGCCGCCCATGTGTCAGACACTACAGCCGGTTATGAGTTAGCAGCTAAGCTGAAGGGTAAGTCTTGCCGCCTACATACACTAAAAGCAGATAATGGCTACAAAGATACCTTTGTAGAAGAGATAGAAAGAGACTATGGATGGAAGGTAGAAATTGTACAAAAGCCTGAAAGCGTAAAGGGCTTTGTGCCGGCAGGAGGCCGTTGGGTGGTAGAACGCAGTTACGGATGGCTCAATTTTAAGCGTAGATTGAGCCGTGACTTTGAGAAAAGCACAGAAAGTTCGGAAGCTATGCTACAATTAGCCTTTATTGACACACTGCTTAAAAGAAAACCAGTATAA